A stretch of Coturnix japonica isolate 7356 chromosome 11, Coturnix japonica 2.1, whole genome shotgun sequence DNA encodes these proteins:
- the OSGIN1 gene encoding oxidative stress-induced growth inhibitor 1 → MLPDREMYSALGRHQNKSESKTIPVVIIGNGPSGICLSYLLTGYTPYFKRHSLHPHPILQSKLEEAADVSILDQDLEYLSEGLEGRSNSPVALLLDTLLRPDTDFGVSAESVLTWRHETERAISHLVLGKNPPGGAWHSIEGSMITLSRGEWMGLPDLQFKDWLKQKKRGLRNHRATAEDIAQYYQHYVVKKGLQKNFRCGTVVTSVRKVSAKSISNHAQKDLQKSDLLWNFSEENMEVFQVDGFVKTVKGDKEPFTVYAENVVLATGTYDSPTWLRVKGENLSYVHHQLSALEEAVKNNSIGITSDPVLIVGAGLTAADAILFAHHCSIPVIHVFRRRVSDPGLIFNQLPKMMYPEYHKVHQMMKEQSAACAGPYECYVSLPEHHVLSFGKDKKCILQDKNGCQKAFKISMALVLTGSNPNLSFLLNNGIDLAMDSDQPVNPKRNPIDVDPFTYECTQEKGLYALGPLAGDNFVRFVQGGALAAASSLLRKANKNPP, encoded by the exons ATGCTTCCAGACAGGGAGATGTACTCAGCATTGGGCAGGCACCAAAACAAGAGTGAGTCCAAGACAATTCCCGTGGTGATCATAG GGAATGGACCTTCTGGAATCTGCCTCTCATATTTGCTGACAGGCTACACACCTTACTTCAAAAGACACtctcttcatcctcatcccattCTTCAAAGTAAACTAGAAGAGGCAGCAGATGTGTCCATTTTGGACCAG GATCTGGAGTATCTGTCTGAAGGTTTAGAGGGAAGATCCAACAGCCCTGTGGCTCTTCTGCTTGATACCCTTCTGCGACCTGATACAGACTTTGGTGTGAGTGCAGAATCTGTGCTCACTTGGAGGCACGAGACTGAAAGAGCCATCTCCCACCTGGTCCTTGGCAAGAACCCTCCAGGAGGTGCCTGGCAT TCTATTGAGGGCTCCATGATTACCCTGAGCAGAGGGGAATGGATGGGACTCCCAGATCTCCAGTTCAAGGACTGgctaaagcaaaagaaaag GGGCCTCAGAAACCATAGAGCCACAGCAGAAGACATTGCTCAATACTACCAGCATTATGTAGTGAAGAAAGGGCTGCAGAAGAACTTTAGATGTGGGACTGTTGTAACCTCTGTGAGGAAAGTAAGTGCAAAGAGCATCTCCAACCACGCACAGAAAGATCTACAGAAGAGTGACTTGCTCTGGAACTTCAGTGAGGAGAATATGGAGGTCTTTCAGGTGGATGGATTTGTCAAAACTGTCAAAGGTGACAAGGAGCCCTTCACTGTCTATGCAGAGAATGTGGTCTTAGCTACAGGAACGTATGATAGTCCCACTTGGCTCAGGGTCAAGGGAGAGAACCTTTCCTATGTCCATCACCAGCTCTCTGCCCTAGaggaagcagtgaaaaacaacagtattgGTATCACATCAGATCCAGTTTTGATTGTAGGTGCTGGTTTGACAGCTGCTGATGCGATTCTCTTTGCTCACCACTGCAGTATTCCAGTAATTCATGTTTTTCGGAGACGAGTCAGCGATCCAGGTCTTATTTTTAACCAGCTACCCAAAATGATGTACCCTGAATACCACAAAGTCCATCAGATGATGAAGGAACAGTCAGCTGCTTGTGCTGGGCCCTATGAGTGCTACGTTAGCCTGCCTGAGCACCATGTTCTATCTTTTGGCAAGGACAAGAAATGTATCCTTCAAGACAAAAACGGCTGccagaaagcttttaaaatttccATGGCTCTTGTTCTAACTGGTTCAAATCCCaacctctcctttctgctgaaTAATGGCATTGACTTGGCGATGGACAGTGACCAACCAGTCAATCCCAAGAGGAATCCCATAGATGTTGACCCATTCACTTATGAATGTACTCAGGAGAAAGGGCTTTATGCTCTAGGGCCTCTAGCTGGAGATAACTTTGTACGCTTTGTACAGGGAGGggctctggctgctgccagctctctcttaaggaaagcaaacaaaaatcctccATAA